The following are from one region of the Shinella sp. PSBB067 genome:
- a CDS encoding LuxR family transcriptional regulator, whose translation MKINLLVQFLALIDELRGRHETTAEFERLLAFYGFDYYGLFKAMRPAEAPENLLLAGHWPVGWPETYLRKRYMHVDPTVRYLGYAQAGFRWRDTLGAFRASPHRKRMERMMVDARHNGLEDGYMFPVHGRRGLIGSLSLGGRPVELESVELALFEGIARRLYWKLVQAIDPDMAARLSAVVDVELTRREMEALGLLAEGMTSHDIGRVLGISSHTVDWYMNGIQEKLGARNRHHAIAIAFRLGLVS comes from the coding sequence ATGAAGATCAACTTGCTGGTGCAATTCCTTGCACTGATCGACGAGTTGCGTGGCCGACACGAGACGACGGCCGAATTCGAGCGCCTGCTGGCGTTCTACGGTTTCGACTATTACGGGCTCTTCAAGGCGATGCGCCCTGCCGAGGCGCCGGAGAACCTGCTCCTTGCCGGCCACTGGCCGGTGGGCTGGCCGGAAACCTATCTGCGCAAGCGCTACATGCACGTCGATCCGACCGTGCGCTATCTCGGCTATGCGCAGGCGGGGTTTCGCTGGCGCGACACGCTCGGCGCCTTCCGGGCGAGTCCGCACCGCAAGCGCATGGAGCGCATGATGGTGGATGCGCGCCACAACGGGCTGGAGGACGGCTACATGTTTCCCGTCCACGGCCGGCGCGGCCTCATCGGCAGCCTCAGCCTCGGCGGCAGGCCGGTCGAGCTGGAAAGCGTCGAGCTGGCGCTTTTCGAGGGCATCGCCCGGCGGCTCTACTGGAAGCTCGTCCAGGCGATCGATCCGGACATGGCCGCTCGCCTTTCGGCCGTCGTCGATGTCGAGCTGACGCGCCGCGAGATGGAGGCGCTCGGCCTTTTGGCCGAGGGCATGACCTCGCACGACATTGGCCGCGTCCTCGGCATCTCCAGCCACACCGTCGACTGGTACATGAACGGCATCCAGGAGAAGCTCGGCGCGCGCAACCGGCACCACGCCATCGCCATCGCTTTCAGGCTCGGCCTGGTTTCCTGA
- a CDS encoding OpgC family protein: MTDKTRPAGAVPRGRDTRLDVFRALALLTIFVNHVPGQYLEHLTHKNFGFSDSAEAFVLISGMSVGLAYGSRFAVGERLAVTLRILRRALTLYVAHIMTSIITFAIFAGGALWFVRPDLLSEINLRAVVDRTDEGVVSMVLLGHQFGYNNILSMYAALFLMLPGFLWLYRRSARLLLAVSGTIWLCAGIWRIAPSNFLDDGYWFLNPLSWQFLFVTGFVGVLRARTKGFPRSPVLLALSAAYLVVSMFWVVFSWWSIDLSYGLPAVLTGFDKTFLSATRLLHVLAGAYLVATIPALSNWAALPLSHPLVAVGRHSLAVFIFGTILAMAGQVLMFVTGKNPVLGTLYVILGIALHFAYARYLDWQATVIANAKRQGLQALPVKGGDPRNR, encoded by the coding sequence ATGACAGACAAGACCAGACCGGCAGGCGCCGTGCCGCGCGGACGCGACACGCGCCTCGACGTCTTCCGCGCCCTCGCGCTCTTGACGATCTTCGTCAACCACGTCCCGGGCCAGTACCTGGAGCACCTGACGCACAAGAATTTCGGCTTTTCCGATTCGGCCGAGGCCTTCGTGCTGATCTCCGGCATGTCCGTCGGGCTCGCCTACGGATCCCGTTTCGCCGTCGGCGAGCGGCTGGCCGTGACGCTGCGCATCCTGCGCCGGGCGCTGACGCTCTATGTCGCCCATATCATGACGAGCATCATCACCTTCGCCATCTTCGCGGGCGGGGCGCTGTGGTTCGTCCGGCCGGACCTGCTGTCGGAAATCAACCTGCGCGCGGTCGTCGACCGCACCGACGAGGGCGTCGTCAGCATGGTGCTGCTCGGCCACCAGTTCGGCTACAACAACATCCTGTCCATGTATGCCGCGCTCTTCCTGATGCTTCCGGGCTTCCTCTGGCTCTACCGGCGCAGCGCCCGCCTGCTCCTTGCCGTCTCCGGCACGATCTGGCTCTGTGCCGGCATCTGGCGGATCGCGCCGTCGAATTTCCTCGACGACGGCTACTGGTTCCTCAACCCGCTCTCATGGCAGTTCCTGTTCGTCACCGGCTTCGTCGGCGTGCTGCGGGCAAGGACGAAGGGTTTTCCGCGCAGCCCTGTTCTGCTTGCGCTTTCGGCGGCCTATCTCGTCGTCTCGATGTTCTGGGTGGTGTTCTCCTGGTGGAGCATCGACTTGTCCTACGGATTGCCCGCCGTCCTGACCGGCTTCGACAAGACGTTTCTGTCGGCCACCCGGCTCCTGCATGTGCTGGCAGGCGCCTATCTGGTGGCGACGATCCCGGCCCTGTCGAACTGGGCGGCGCTGCCCCTGTCGCATCCGCTGGTGGCCGTCGGCCGGCATTCGCTGGCCGTCTTCATCTTCGGCACGATCCTCGCCATGGCCGGGCAGGTGCTGATGTTCGTCACCGGGAAGAACCCGGTGCTCGGCACGCTCTACGTGATCCTCGGCATCGCGCTGCACTTTGCCTATGCGCGCTATCTCGACTGGCAGGCGACCGTCATTGCGAATGCAAAACGGCAGGGCCTGCAGGCCCTGCCGGTCAAAGGCGGCGATCCGCGCAATCGGTGA
- the pyc gene encoding pyruvate carboxylase has translation MPISKILVANRSEIAIRVFRAANELGLKTVAIWAEEDKLALHRFKADESYQIGRGSHLARDLGPIESYLSIDEVIRVAKLSGADAIHPGYGLLSESPEFVDACDAAGITFIGPRPDTMRQLGNKVAARNLAISVGVPVVPATDPLPDDETEIHRLAAEIGYPVMLKASWGGGGRGMRAIRDPKDLIREVTEAKREAKAAFGKDEVYLEKLVERARHVESQVLGDTHGNVVHLFERDCSVQRRNQKVVERAPAPYLSEAQRQELAAYSIKIAKATNYVGAGTVEYLMDMDSGKFYFIEVNPRIQVEHTVTEVVTGIDIVKAQIHILDGHAIGTPESGVPAQTDIRLNGHALQCRITTEDPEQNFIPDYGRITGYRSASGFGIRLDGGTAYPGAVITRFYDPLLVKVTAWAPSPLEAINRMDRALREFRIRGVATNLTFLEAIISHEKFRDNSYTTRFIDTTPELFQQVKRQDRATKLLTYLADVTVNGHPEAKGRPKPPADVARPVVPFIEGEIAPGTKQKLDELGPKKFAEWVRGENQVFLTDTTMRDAHQSLLATRMRTHDIARVAGTYARALPQLFSLECWGGATFDVSMRFLTEDPWDRLARIREDAPNLLLQMLLRGANGVGYKNYPDNVVKYFVRQAAKGGIDVFRVFDCLNWVDNMRVSMDAVAEENKICEAAICYTGDLLNSARPKYDLKYYTALAGELEKAGAHMIAVKDMAGLLKPAAARVLFKALREATDLPIHFHTHDTSGIAAATVLAAVESGVDVVDAAMDALSGNTSQPCLGSIVEALKGSERDPGLDPEWIRRISFYWEAVRFQYAAFESDLKGPASEVYLHEMPGGQFTNLKEQARSLGLETKWHRVAQAYADANQMFGDIVKVTPSSKVVGDMALMMVSQDLTVADVENPGKDIAFPESVVSMLKGDLGQPPGGWPAGLQKKALKGEQPYTAVPGSLLPPADLDAERKAIEDKLERKVDDFEFASYLMYPKVFTDYALAADLYGPVSVLPTPAYFYGLAPGEELQPELEKGVSLVILHQAKSEPDAQGMVKVFFELNGQPRLIKVPDRNRAATSAVRRKADAGNAAHLGAPMPGVISTVSVSAGQAVKAGDVLLSIEAMKMETALHAEKDGMISEVLVKAGDQIDAKDLLIVYGA, from the coding sequence TTGCCCATTTCCAAGATCCTTGTCGCCAACCGTTCAGAAATCGCCATCCGCGTGTTCCGCGCGGCCAATGAACTGGGGCTGAAAACGGTCGCGATATGGGCGGAGGAGGACAAACTGGCGCTGCACCGCTTCAAGGCGGACGAAAGCTACCAGATCGGCCGCGGCTCCCATCTTGCGCGCGACCTCGGCCCGATCGAGAGCTATCTTTCCATCGACGAGGTGATCCGCGTCGCCAAGCTCTCGGGCGCCGACGCAATCCACCCCGGCTACGGCCTTCTGTCTGAAAGCCCCGAATTCGTCGATGCTTGCGATGCCGCCGGCATCACCTTCATCGGCCCGCGGCCGGATACGATGCGCCAGCTCGGCAACAAGGTCGCCGCGCGCAACCTCGCCATCTCCGTCGGCGTGCCGGTCGTGCCCGCCACCGATCCGTTGCCGGACGACGAGACGGAAATCCACCGGCTTGCCGCCGAGATCGGCTATCCCGTCATGCTCAAGGCATCCTGGGGCGGCGGCGGACGCGGCATGCGCGCCATCCGCGACCCGAAGGACCTGATCCGCGAGGTGACGGAAGCCAAGCGCGAGGCCAAGGCCGCCTTCGGCAAGGACGAGGTCTATCTGGAAAAGCTCGTCGAGCGCGCCCGCCACGTCGAAAGCCAGGTCCTCGGCGACACCCACGGCAATGTCGTGCATCTCTTCGAGCGTGACTGTTCGGTCCAGCGCCGCAACCAGAAGGTCGTCGAACGCGCGCCGGCTCCGTATCTCAGCGAGGCCCAGCGCCAGGAACTGGCCGCCTATTCCATCAAGATCGCCAAGGCGACGAACTATGTCGGCGCCGGTACGGTCGAATACCTGATGGATATGGACTCGGGCAAGTTCTACTTCATCGAGGTGAACCCGCGCATCCAGGTCGAGCATACCGTCACCGAGGTCGTGACCGGCATCGACATCGTGAAAGCCCAGATCCACATCCTCGACGGCCATGCCATCGGCACGCCGGAATCGGGCGTGCCCGCGCAGACGGACATCCGCCTCAACGGCCATGCCCTCCAGTGCCGCATCACCACGGAAGATCCCGAGCAGAACTTCATCCCGGACTACGGCCGCATCACCGGCTATCGCTCGGCCTCGGGCTTCGGCATCCGCCTCGACGGCGGCACGGCGTATCCCGGGGCGGTGATCACCCGCTTCTACGATCCGCTGCTCGTCAAGGTCACCGCCTGGGCGCCGAGCCCGCTGGAGGCGATCAACCGCATGGACCGGGCGCTGCGCGAGTTCCGCATCCGCGGCGTCGCGACCAACCTCACCTTCCTCGAGGCGATCATCAGCCACGAGAAGTTCCGCGACAATTCCTACACGACACGCTTCATCGACACCACGCCGGAGCTCTTCCAGCAGGTCAAGCGCCAGGACCGCGCCACCAAGCTGCTCACCTATCTCGCCGACGTCACCGTCAACGGCCATCCGGAGGCCAAGGGCCGGCCGAAGCCGCCGGCCGACGTCGCCCGGCCCGTCGTGCCCTTCATCGAGGGCGAGATCGCCCCCGGTACCAAGCAGAAGCTGGACGAACTCGGGCCGAAGAAGTTCGCCGAATGGGTGCGCGGCGAGAACCAGGTCTTCCTGACGGACACGACCATGCGCGACGCGCACCAGTCGCTGCTCGCCACCAGGATGCGCACGCATGACATCGCCCGCGTCGCCGGCACCTATGCCCGCGCCCTGCCGCAGCTCTTCTCGCTGGAATGCTGGGGCGGCGCCACCTTCGACGTCTCCATGCGCTTCCTGACGGAAGACCCATGGGACCGCCTTGCCCGCATTCGCGAGGACGCGCCGAACCTGCTGCTGCAGATGCTGCTGCGCGGGGCGAACGGCGTCGGCTACAAGAACTATCCCGACAATGTCGTGAAGTATTTCGTGCGCCAGGCGGCCAAAGGCGGCATCGACGTCTTCCGCGTCTTCGACTGCCTCAACTGGGTCGACAACATGCGCGTCTCGATGGACGCCGTCGCCGAGGAGAACAAGATCTGCGAGGCGGCGATCTGCTATACCGGCGACCTCCTGAATTCGGCCCGACCGAAATACGACCTCAAGTACTATACCGCCCTTGCGGGCGAGCTGGAAAAGGCCGGCGCGCACATGATCGCGGTGAAGGACATGGCGGGCCTGCTGAAGCCCGCCGCCGCACGCGTGCTGTTCAAGGCGTTGCGCGAGGCGACGGACCTGCCGATCCATTTCCATACCCACGACACCTCGGGCATTGCCGCCGCCACGGTGCTCGCCGCGGTCGAATCCGGCGTCGACGTGGTGGATGCGGCGATGGATGCGCTCTCCGGCAACACGTCGCAGCCGTGCCTCGGATCGATCGTCGAGGCGCTGAAGGGCTCGGAACGCGATCCCGGCCTCGATCCCGAATGGATCCGCCGCATCTCCTTCTACTGGGAGGCGGTGCGCTTCCAGTACGCTGCCTTCGAAAGCGACCTCAAGGGGCCGGCTTCCGAAGTCTATCTGCATGAAATGCCGGGCGGCCAGTTCACCAACCTCAAGGAACAGGCCCGTTCGCTCGGCCTGGAAACCAAGTGGCACCGCGTCGCGCAGGCCTATGCCGACGCCAACCAGATGTTCGGCGACATCGTCAAGGTGACGCCGTCCTCAAAGGTGGTGGGCGACATGGCGCTGATGATGGTCAGCCAGGACCTCACGGTCGCCGATGTCGAGAATCCGGGCAAGGACATCGCCTTCCCTGAATCGGTCGTCTCGATGCTGAAGGGCGATCTCGGCCAGCCCCCGGGCGGCTGGCCGGCCGGCCTGCAGAAGAAGGCGCTGAAGGGCGAGCAGCCCTATACCGCGGTGCCGGGCTCGCTGCTGCCGCCGGCCGATCTCGATGCCGAGCGCAAGGCCATCGAGGACAAGCTGGAGCGCAAGGTCGACGACTTCGAGTTCGCCTCCTACCTCATGTATCCCAAGGTCTTCACCGACTATGCGCTCGCCGCCGACCTGTACGGCCCGGTCAGCGTGCTGCCGACGCCGGCCTATTTCTACGGCCTGGCCCCCGGCGAGGAGCTGCAGCCGGAGCTGGAAAAGGGCGTTTCCCTCGTCATCCTGCACCAGGCGAAAAGCGAGCCGGATGCGCAGGGCATGGTCAAGGTGTTCTTCGAGCTCAACGGCCAGCCGCGCCTCATCAAGGTGCCGGATCGCAACCGCGCCGCCACCTCGGCCGTGCGCCGCAAGGCCGATGCCGGAAACGCCGCCCATCTCGGCGCGCCGATGCCGGGCGTCATCTCCACGGTCTCGGTCTCGGCCGGCCAGGCGGTCAAGGCCGGCGACGTGCTGCTGTCCATCGAGGCGATGA
- a CDS encoding glucan ABC transporter ATP-binding protein/ permease, protein MSLFQVYARALSYLGTYKLRVGLVVAANIVLAVITIAEPILFGRIIDAISSKGDVTPMLLMWAGFGLFNTIAYVLVAREADRLAHGRRASLLTEAFGRIISMPLSWHSQRGTSNALHTLLRACETLFGLWLEFMRTHLATAVALVLLIPTAFAMDYRLSLVLVVLGALYVVIGKVVMNRTREGQASVENHYHTVFSHVSDSISNVSVVHSYNRIEAETRELKRFAERLINAQFPVLDWWALASALNRIASTISMMTILVIGTVLVQRGEIRVGDVIAFIGFAGLLIGRLDQMKAFATQIFEARAKLEDFFTLEDAVKEREEPVGAGELGEVKGKVEFRNVGFDFANATQGVRDVSFTVEAGQTVAIVGPTGAGKTTLVNLLQRVYEPQSGQILIDGIDISTVTRKSLRRSIATVFQDAGLLNRSISDNIRLGREGATHEEIVAAAEAAAANDFIASRQSGYDTHVGERGNRLSGGERQRIAIARAILKNAPILVLDEATSALDVETEARVKAAIDSLRRNRTTFIIAHRLSTVREADLVVFMDHGQVAELGTFNDLSQSNGRFAALLRASGILTDDDVRKSHTAA, encoded by the coding sequence GTGTCTTTGTTTCAGGTCTATGCACGAGCCCTCAGCTATCTCGGCACTTACAAGCTTCGCGTCGGCCTGGTGGTGGCCGCCAATATTGTTCTCGCGGTGATCACCATCGCCGAACCGATCCTGTTCGGCCGCATCATCGACGCCATCTCCAGCAAGGGCGACGTCACGCCGATGCTCCTGATGTGGGCAGGCTTCGGCCTGTTCAACACCATCGCCTACGTGCTCGTCGCGCGCGAGGCGGACAGGCTGGCCCATGGCCGCCGCGCGAGCCTCCTGACGGAAGCTTTCGGGCGCATCATCTCCATGCCGCTGTCCTGGCACAGCCAGCGCGGCACCTCGAACGCGCTGCACACGCTGCTGCGCGCCTGCGAGACGCTGTTCGGCCTCTGGCTGGAATTCATGCGCACGCACCTTGCCACCGCCGTTGCGCTCGTCCTGCTGATCCCGACGGCCTTTGCGATGGACTATCGCCTGTCGCTGGTGCTCGTCGTCCTCGGCGCGCTCTACGTCGTCATCGGCAAGGTCGTGATGAACCGCACCCGCGAAGGCCAGGCCTCGGTGGAGAACCACTATCACACGGTCTTCTCCCACGTCTCGGACTCGATCAGCAACGTCTCCGTCGTGCACAGCTACAACCGTATCGAGGCCGAGACGCGCGAATTGAAGCGCTTTGCCGAACGGCTGATCAATGCGCAGTTCCCGGTGCTCGACTGGTGGGCGCTCGCAAGCGCCCTCAACCGCATCGCGTCCACGATCTCCATGATGACGATCCTCGTCATCGGCACGGTGCTGGTGCAGCGCGGCGAGATCCGGGTCGGCGACGTCATCGCCTTCATCGGCTTTGCCGGCCTGCTGATCGGCCGCCTCGACCAGATGAAGGCCTTCGCCACGCAGATCTTCGAGGCACGCGCCAAGCTGGAAGACTTCTTCACGCTCGAAGACGCCGTGAAGGAACGCGAGGAACCAGTCGGTGCCGGCGAGCTCGGCGAGGTGAAGGGCAAGGTCGAGTTCCGCAATGTCGGCTTCGACTTCGCCAATGCCACGCAGGGCGTGCGCGACGTCTCCTTCACGGTGGAGGCGGGCCAGACCGTCGCCATCGTCGGCCCGACGGGCGCCGGCAAGACGACGCTCGTCAACCTGCTCCAGCGGGTCTACGAGCCGCAGTCCGGCCAGATCCTCATCGACGGCATCGACATCTCCACGGTGACGCGCAAGTCGCTGCGCCGCTCGATCGCGACCGTCTTCCAGGATGCGGGCCTGCTCAACCGCTCGATCTCCGACAATATCCGTCTCGGCCGCGAGGGCGCGACGCACGAGGAGATCGTCGCGGCGGCGGAGGCGGCGGCGGCGAACGACTTCATCGCCTCGCGCCAGAGCGGCTACGACACGCATGTCGGCGAGCGCGGCAACCGGCTTTCCGGCGGCGAGCGCCAGCGCATCGCCATTGCCCGCGCCATCCTCAAGAACGCGCCCATCCTCGTGCTCGACGAGGCGACCAGCGCGCTGGACGTGGAGACGGAGGCGCGCGTCAAGGCGGCGATCGATTCGCTTCGCCGCAACCGCACGACCTTCATCATCGCCCACCGCCTGTCGACGGTGCGCGAGGCCGACCTCGTCGTCTTCATGGATCACGGCCAGGTCGCCGAGCTGGGCACGTTCAACGACCTCAGCCAGAGCAACGGCCGCTTCGCCGCGCTCCTGAGGGCGAGCGGCATCCTGACGGATGACGACGTGCGCAAGAGCCACACGGCTGCCTGA